The following are encoded together in the Tursiops truncatus isolate mTurTru1 chromosome 10, mTurTru1.mat.Y, whole genome shotgun sequence genome:
- the STIMATE gene encoding store-operated calcium entry regulator STIMATE isoform X3: MPHTLCHVMSLCLSAHGVCSVQNGCSLPSLVRLLASSPVPRTGLGHLPDWCLSSRQAGGLLPSLCLRLICSQALATLAVKRFREPKHERRPWRIWFLDTSKQAIGMLFIHFANVYLADLTEEDPCSLYLINFLLDATVGMLLIYMGVRAVSVLVEWQQWESLRFGEYEVFQKREWPGVVSITAAGRCPLRFHHIQLARLRASGTHAGQGLLQKLQNQMRSRMFLWRPDSPHSLDWGLCLPRSVTL; the protein is encoded by the exons ATGCCACACACACTCTGTCACGTCATGTCCCTGTGCCTGTCAGCTCATGGTGTGTGCTCTGTCCAGAACGGctgttctctcccctccctggtccGTTTGCTAGCCTCGTCCCCGGTCCCCAGGACTGGGCTTGGCCACCTTCCTGACTGGTGCCTTTCCTCCAGGCAGGCAGGCGGGCTCCTGCCTTCACTCTGCCTCAGACTTATCTGTTCTCAAGCGCTCGCCACCCTTGCGG TCAAACGCTTCAGAGAACCAAAGCATGAAAGACGTCCTTGGAGGATATG GTTTTTAGACACTTCCAAACAAGCCATAGGAATGCTGTTCATCCACTTTGCAAATGTATACCTAGCAGATCTCACTGAAGAGGACCCTTGTTCACT GTACCTCATCAACTTCCTCCTGGACGCCACCGTGGGCATGCTGCTCATCTACATGGGCGTGCGCGCCGTCAGCGTCTTGGTGGAGTGGCAGCAGTGGGAGTCCCTGCGTTTTGGCGAATATG AGGTTTTCCAGAAAAGGGAATGGCCTGGGGTTGTGTCCATTACGGCTGCTGGAAGGTGTCCACTGCGTTTCCACCACATACAGCTGGCAAGGCTGCGGGCCTCCGGCACCCATGCTGGACAGGGATTGCTGCAGAAACTGCAGAATCAAATGAGAAGCCGGATGTTCCTCTGGAGGCCAGATTCTCCTCACAGCCTGGACTGGGGCCTTTGTCTCCCCCGCAGCGTTACTCTCTAG
- the STIMATE gene encoding store-operated calcium entry regulator STIMATE isoform X1 yields the protein MPHTLCHVMSLCLSAHGVCSVQNGCSLPSLVRLLASSPVPRTGLGHLPDWCLSSRQAGGLLPSLCLRLICSQALATLAVKRFREPKHERRPWRIWFLDTSKQAIGMLFIHFANVYLADLTEEDPCSLYLINFLLDATVGMLLIYMGVRAVSVLVEWQQWESLRFGEYGDPLQCGAWVGQCALYIVIMIFEKSVVFIVLLILQWKKVALLNPIENPDLKLAIVMLIVPFFVNALMFWVVDNFLMRKGRTKAKLEERGANQDSRNGSKVRYRRAASHEESESEILISADDEMEESDVEEDLRRLTPLKSVKKKKHRFGLPV from the exons ATGCCACACACACTCTGTCACGTCATGTCCCTGTGCCTGTCAGCTCATGGTGTGTGCTCTGTCCAGAACGGctgttctctcccctccctggtccGTTTGCTAGCCTCGTCCCCGGTCCCCAGGACTGGGCTTGGCCACCTTCCTGACTGGTGCCTTTCCTCCAGGCAGGCAGGCGGGCTCCTGCCTTCACTCTGCCTCAGACTTATCTGTTCTCAAGCGCTCGCCACCCTTGCGG TCAAACGCTTCAGAGAACCAAAGCATGAAAGACGTCCTTGGAGGATATG GTTTTTAGACACTTCCAAACAAGCCATAGGAATGCTGTTCATCCACTTTGCAAATGTATACCTAGCAGATCTCACTGAAGAGGACCCTTGTTCACT GTACCTCATCAACTTCCTCCTGGACGCCACCGTGGGCATGCTGCTCATCTACATGGGCGTGCGCGCCGTCAGCGTCTTGGTGGAGTGGCAGCAGTGGGAGTCCCTGCGTTTTGGCGAATATG gagaccctctgcAGTGCGGAGCCTGGGTTGGACAGTGTGCCCTTTACATCGTGATcatgatttttgaaaaatctgtCGTCTTCATTGTCCTCCTCATACTTCAGTGGAAGAAG GTGGCCCTGTTGAATCCCATTGAAAACCCAGACCTGAAGCTGGCCATCGTCATGCTGATCGTCCCCTTCTTTGTCAAT GCTCTGATGTTTTGGGTAGTGGACAATTTCCTCATGAGAAAGGGAAGGACGAAAGCTAAACTAGAAGAAAGGGGAGCCAACCAGGACTCGAGGAACGGCAGCAAGGTCCGCTACCGAAGGGCCGCGTCCCACGAGGAGTCGGAGTCTGAG ATCCTGATCTCGGCCGATGACGAGATGGAGGAGTCCGATGTGGAGGAGGACCTCCGGAGACTGACCCCCCTGAAGTCCGTGAAGAAAAAGAAGCACCGCTTCGGGCTGCCTGTATGA